In one window of Musa acuminata AAA Group cultivar baxijiao chromosome BXJ3-2, Cavendish_Baxijiao_AAA, whole genome shotgun sequence DNA:
- the LOC135583151 gene encoding glycine-rich RNA-binding protein RZ1C-like isoform X2, with protein sequence MSHMHVRITGTSCYYQVMLERDTGRPRGFGFVTFSDPRAVEVSISEMHERELDGRVISVNKAQPKISTDDSTYGYNGGGYTPGSKGGYHGNDGPPPAGRSDECFKCGRLGHWARECPSAGGSSGGRFPSRSKFGGGGGRGDRFGGPDRLSDRYVDDRYDGDRYGDRDHIDSRDSRYSGGRDRFDNDRDRYANDRYGPPVDRFSGDRYGGRPDRYPQNGYSRERSYEKDVPRGGGGYDRDGGSRGGGGYERDGPRGGGSDRYGSGGPARYDGGGSFRNRPGPYDRPNRGRRPSSYDVRY encoded by the coding sequence AGAGAGATACTGGTCGTCCTCGCGGGTTTGGGTTTGTGACATTCTCTGATCCACGTGCAGTTGAGGTTTCCATCAGCGAGATGCATGAGCGTGAGCTTGACGGACGTGTCATTTCAGTGAATAAGGCTCAACCTAAGATAAGCACAGATGACTCTACCTATGGCTACAATGGTGGAGGATACACTCCAGGAAGCAAAGGAGGTTATCATGGTAATGATGGTCCACCACCCGCAGGGCGCTCTGATGAATGCTTCAAGTGTGGACGACTTGGACACTGGGCACGTGAATGCCCTTCAGCTGGGGGAAGTAGTGGCGGTCGATTCCCTTCTCGTTCCAAGTTTGGTGGAGGTGGTGGCCGAGGGGATCGATTTGGTGGACCAGATCGCTTGAGTGACCGATATGTGGATGACCGTTATGATGGAGACCGATATGGGGACCGTGATCATATTGACAGCAGGGACAGTCGATATAGTGGTGGTCGTGATCGATTTGACAATGATCGTGACCGATATGCCAATGATCGGTATGGGCCTCCTGTGGATCGTTTTTCTGGTGATAGATATGGAGGGCGCCCTGATCGGTACCCACAGAATGGATACAGCCGGGAAAGAAGCTATGAGAAGGATGTACCTCGTGGTGGTGGTGGCTATGACAGAGATGGAGGGTCAAGAGGTGGTGGTGGCTATGAGAGGGATGGACCTCGTGGTGGCGGCAGTGATAGATACGGGAGTGGTGGGCCTGCACGTTATGATGGTGGTGGAAGTTTCAGGAACAGGCCTGGGCCTTATGATCGGCCAAATAGAGGCAGACGTCCATCATCCTATGATGTTCGCTACTGA